A portion of the Calliphora vicina chromosome 5, idCalVici1.1, whole genome shotgun sequence genome contains these proteins:
- the 18w gene encoding toll-like receptor 7: MSLSSLNACVLLILSIVSGACSQCSWEFVRTTMDIKCNLRAIDSTQPLDLQVAETATRLEISCSSDVLYASELSSNTFGRLQKLAELQVDSCKMQRLNANAFEGLMSLKRLSVQTHNAVWGPGKTLEILPQSFYGLRELNELSLSDNNIRQLPEGVWCAMQNLQVLNLTSNRIRSAESLGFSEKLCTLNGASGGAELQVLDISFNELRALPDVWGASRLRRLQQLNLEHNNITSLAANALAGLSSLRILNLSYNHLETLPADAFAGNKELREIHLQGNELYDLPKGLLHRLEQLLVLDLSANQLTSHHVDNNTFAGLIRLIVLNLANNALTRIGSKTFKELYFLQILDMRNNSIGHIEDGAFLPLYNLHTLNLAENRLHTLDNKIFNGLYVLTKLTLNNNLISIVETQAFRNCSDLKELDLSSNQLAEVPEAVQDLSMLKTLDLGENQISDFKNNTFKNLNQLTGLRLIDNRIGNISVGMFSDLPRLSVLNLAKNRIQSIERGAFDKNTEIEAIRLDKNFLTDINGIFATLASLLWLNLSENHLVWFDYAFIPSNLKWLDIHGNYIEALGNYYKLQEEIRVTTLDASHNRITEIGAMSVPNSIELIFINNNIISQVQPNTFVDKSKLTRVDLYANVLSKLQLNSLRVAPVAADKPVPEFYLGGNPFECDCSMEWLQRINNMTTRQHPRIIDLANIECLMPHSRNAPIRQLSSLSSSDFVCKYDSHCPATCHCCDFEQCDCEMVCPDNCTCFHDATWSTNIVDCGKQNRITLPVRIPQEVTDLYMDGNNLPVIDNQVFVGKRNLRALYLNSSNVVTIQNGSFSELTMLRILHLENNKLQSLDGSEFKQLSLLKELYLHNNLLTTINNSTFAPLVSLKVLRLDNNRLTSMPIAQLANLQYRNNLQGLTIGRNAWSCRCQFLQALAQFVADNAIVIRDTQDIYCVDNGVKRELDLFTQHGVDCSELMENSANMASQDISGGYVPLLAAVLVLIFLIVVLIIVFVFRESVRMWLFAHYGVRVCEPRFEDAGKLYDAIILHSEKDYEFVCRNIATELEHGRPPFRLCIQQRDLPPQASHLQIVEAARASRKIILVLTRNLLTTEWNRLEFRNAFHEALRGLAQKLVIIEETNVSSEAEDVAELSPYLKSVPSNRLLTCDRYFWEKLRYAIPIELSPRGNNYTLDHHERFKQPVSPGVLFRQAPPPPAYYQEDMEANYSSATTATPSPRPTRHGQRIVDAIPMRPPSEHIYHSIESEHYYDQHEALSMIPNGMSAHHHHPHHQHLAPPPANAAAFRQSNNPRLSLNAGQQQQWRPSMLMQQQQTASQQTATAPVHLRSGSNLSQCSTSTQSTAALAQTPQPQASTSAAAQLQQQQLQQAAANNNTGVTTATNNATTMADTSLATNSAATATTTSAPATANKNNNQAFLV, encoded by the coding sequence ATGTCTTTATCATCATTAAACGCCTGCGTTCTCCTGATCCTAAGCATTGTTAGTGGCGCTTGCTCACAATGTTCTTGGGAATTTGTACGCACTACCATGGATATCAAGTGCAATTTACGTGCCATCGATTCCACGCAACCTTTGGACTTACAAGTAGCCGAAACTGCCACTAGATTAGAAATTTCCTGCTCTTCAGATGTTTTGTATGCCAGCGAATTATCCAGCAATACCTTTGGTCGCCTGCAAAAACTAGCCGAATTGCAGGTGGATTCTTGCAAAATGCAGCGACTCAATGCCAATGCCTTTGAGGGTTTAATGTCGTTGAAACGTTTGTCGGTGCAGACCCACAATGCCGTCTGGGGTCCCGGTAAAACTTTGGAAATTTTGCCTCAATCGTTTTATGGCTTGCGCGAATTAAACGAATTGAGTTTGAGTGATAACAATATTAGACAATTGCCCGAGGGTGTTTGGTGTGCCATGCAAAATTTACAAGTCTTGAACTTGACCTCAAATCGCATACGTTCGGCAGAAAGTCTGGGTTTTTCGGAGAAATTGTGTACCCTCAATGGTGCTAGTGGTGGTGCTGAATTGCAAGTCTTGGATATTTCCTTTAATGAACTCAGAGCTTTGCCCGATGTTTGGGGTGCCTCCCGTTTAAGACGTCTCCAGCAGTTGAATTTGGAGCACAATAATATCACCTCCTTGGCCGCCAATGCCTTGGCTGGTTTGTCTTCTTTGCGCATTCTCAACTTGTCCTACAATCATTTGGAAACTTTGCCCGCCGATGCTTTTGCTGGCAACAAGGAACTTAGAGAAATCCATTTGCAGGGCAATGAATTATATGATTTGCCCAAAGGTTTATTGCATCGCCTAGAACAATTATTGGTTTTGGATTTAAGTGCCAACCAGCTGACTTCTCATCATGTGGACAACAACACCTTTGCTGGTTTGATACGTTTGATAGTGCTCAATCTGGCCAACAATGCTTTGACTCGTATTGGCTCCAAAACCTTTAAGGAATTGTATTTCTTGCAAATCCTAGATATGCGCAACAACTCTATTGGTCACATTGAAGATGGTGCTTTCCTGCCTTTATACAACTTACACACCCTCAATTTGGCTGAAAATCGTTTACACACTTTGGACAACAAAATCTTCAATGGCTTGTATGTGCTTACCAAATTGACTTTGAACAACAATTTGATTAGCATTGTGGAGACCCAGGCTTTCCGTAATTGCTCGGACTTGAAAGAGCTCGACTTGAGCTCCAATCAATTGGCTGAGGTACCAGAAGCTGTGCAAGATTTGAGCATGTTGAAGACATTGGATTTGGGTGAAAATCAAATTTCCGACTTCAAAAACAACACCTTCAAGAATTTGAATCAATTAACCGGCTTGCGTTTGATTGACAATCGCATTGGCAACATCAGCGTAGGCATGTTCTCGGACTTGCCCAGATTAAGTGTTTTGAATTTGGCCAAAAATCGCATACAATCCATTGAACGTGGTGCCTTTGACAAGAATACCGAAATTGAGGCCATACGTTTGGACAAGAACTTCCTCACCGACATCAATGGCATTTTTGCCACTTTGGCTTCTTTGCTGTGGTTGAATTTGTCGGAAAATCATTTGGTTTGGTTCGATTATGCCTTTATTCCCTCCAATCTCAAATGGTTGGATATCCATGGCAACTACATTGAAGCCCTGGGCAACTACTACAAACTGCAAGAGGAGATACGCGTAACCACCTTGGATGCCAGCCACAATCGTATTACCGAAATTGGAGCCATGTCGGTGCCCAACTCCATTGAATTGATcttcatcaacaacaacatcattagCCAAGTACAACCTAATACTTTTGTGGATAAATCAAAATTGACTAGAGTTGATTTGTATGCTAATGTCTTGTCGAAATTGCAATTGAACTCTTTGCGTGTAGCTCCAGTGGCCGCTGATAAGCCAGTGCCTGAATTCTATTTGGGCGGTAATCCCTTTGAATGTGACTGCTCCATGGAATGGCTGCAAAGAATTAACAATATGACGACACGCCAACATCCACGCATTATCGATTTAGCAAATATTGAATGTCTAATGCCTCACAGCCGTAACGCCCCGATTAGACAATTGTCTTCGCTATCCAGCAGTGATTTTGTGTGCAAATACGATTCCCATTGTCCGGCTACTTGCCATTGCTGTGACTTCGAACAATGCGACTGTGAAATGGTTTGTCCTGACAATTGTACCTGTTTCCATGATGCTACCTGGTCTACAAACATTGTCGACTGTGGGAAACAAAATCGCATTACTTTGCCGGTACGCATACCCCAGGAAGTTACCGACCTGTATATGGATGGTAATAATCTGCCCGTTATTGACAATCAGGTGTTTGTGGGTAAACGTAATTTAAGAGCCCTCTACCTGAACTCTTCGAATGTGGTGACCATACAGAACGGCTCCTTTAGTGAATTGACCATGCTGCGCATCTTACATTTGGAGAACAATAAATTGCAGTCTTTGGATGGCAGTGAATTCAAACAATTGTCCTTGCTCAAGGAATTGTATCTGCACAACAATTTGCTGACTACTATTAACAACAGTACCTTTGCTCCTTTGGTTTCGCTGAAAGTATTGCGTTTGGACAACAATCGTTTAACCTCCATGCCCATTGCTCAGTTGGCTAACTTGCAGTATCGCAACAATTTACAGGGTTTGACTATTGGCCGCAATGCCTGGTCTTGCCGTTGCCAGTTTTTGCAGGCTTTGGCTCAATTTGTGGCCGATAATGCCATAGTTATTAGAGATACCCAAGATATCTATTGTGTGGATAATGGTGTTAAACGTGAATTGGATTTGTTCACCCAACATGGTGTAGACTGCAGTGAGCTGATGGAAAATTCCGCAAATATGGCTTCCCAGGATATTTCGGGAGGCTATGTGCCTTTATTAGCTGCCGTTTTAGTTTTGATCTTCCTCATTGTGGTGCTGATTATTGTGTTTGTATTCAGAGAATCGGTAAGAATGTGGTTGTTTGCCCATTATGGTGTAAGAGTGTGTGAGCCCCGTTTCGAAGATGCTGGCAAATTGTATGATGCCATTATTTTACATTCCGAAAAAGACTATGAGTTTGTGTGCCGCAACATTGCCACCGAATTGGAACATGGCCGTCCTCCTTTCCGTTTGTGTATACAACAAAGAGATTTGCCTCCCCAGGCCAGCCATTTACAAATTGTTGAAGCTGCCCGTGCCTCACGCAAAATCATTTTGGTCTTGACCAGAAATCTCTTAACCACCGAATGGAATCGTTTGGAGTTCCGTAATGCCTTCCATGAAGCCTTAAGAGGTTTGGCCCAAAAACTGGTCATCATCGAAGAAACCAATGTTTCGTCGGAGGCTGAAGATGTAGCCGAGCTGTCACCTTATTTGAAATCAGTGCCTTCCAATCGTTTATTAACCTGTGATCGTTACTTCTGGGAGAAATTGCGTTATGCCATACCAATTGAATTGTCGCCCAGAGGCAACAACTATACCTTGGATCATCATGAACGCTTTAAGCAGCCCGTCTCGCCAGGAGTACTCTTCAGACAAGCACCACCTCCACCAGCCTACTATCAAGAAGACATGGAAGCCAATTACTCATCGGCCACCACTGCCACTCCCTCGCCCAGACCCACCCGTCATGGCCAGCGTATTGTCGATGCCATACCCATGCGTCCACCCAGCGAACACATCTACCATAGCATAGAATCTGAACATTACTATGATCAACATGAGGCCTTGTCCATGATACCCAATGGCATGTCAGCACACCATCATCATCCCCATCACCAGCACTTGGCTCCTCCTCCAGCTAATGCAGCCGCTTTTCGCCAGTCCAACAACCCTCGTTTGTCGCTTAATGCTGGCCAGCAACAGCAGTGGCGACCCTCCATGTTaatgcagcaacaacaaacagcCAGCCAACAAACAGCCACTGCCCCTGTACATTTACGCAGTGGTAGCAATTTAAGTCAATGCAGTACAAGCACACAATCTACAGCCGCGCTGGCGCAAACACCTCAACCACAAGCTTCCACTTCCGCAGCGGCGCAAttacagcagcaacaactacaGCAAGCAGCTGCCAATAATAATACAGGTGTGACTACAGCCACAAATAATGCAACCACCATGGCAGACACATCACTAGCGACAAACTCTGCAGCAACAGCCACAACAACGTCCGCACCAGCAACAGCGAATAAGAACAATAATCAAGCATTTTTGGTGTAG